One part of the Pannonibacter sp. XCT-53 genome encodes these proteins:
- a CDS encoding YdcH family protein, with amino-acid sequence MHRKLVALRIRHAILDAKIEREARRPHADTLRLTALKKLRLRLKEEIARLEREFFRKPQRPSGLVNA; translated from the coding sequence ATGCACCGCAAACTGGTTGCCCTGCGTATCCGCCACGCGATCCTCGATGCCAAGATCGAGCGCGAGGCCCGTCGTCCGCATGCGGACACGCTGAGGCTGACCGCCCTGAAGAAGCTGCGCCTGCGCCTGAAGGAGGAGATCGCCCGTCTGGAGCGCGAGTTCTTCCGCAAGCCGCAGCGCCCGTCGGGACTGGTGAACGCATGA
- a CDS encoding hydrogen peroxide-inducible genes activator: MPYRPTHRQLEYLVAVADHGHFGAAARACNVSQPTLSAQLRLLEDRLGTVLIDRGAATAQPTPAGQALLPLARSVLETLDELVRVAGAADSGLGGLIRLGVAPTVGPYLLPPVLEALQADVPDLELYIREERPVQLEPAVRDGALDCAFTPWPLRDERLNHEVICEEKIYLGLPARHRLAAAAEIPVAALGGERMLTLGRGHRLYEQVQALCAVSGAAMGEDYEGTSLDAIRQMVSIGMGLSLFPAAYVASEFAKERQVVLRELSDWPMLRRVVLAWRTGSPRQLHFQRLAILARNALSALSIEGLKLAPIGGSTR; encoded by the coding sequence ATGCCCTATCGTCCCACCCATCGCCAGCTCGAGTATCTCGTCGCCGTCGCCGACCACGGCCATTTCGGCGCCGCTGCCCGGGCCTGCAACGTCTCCCAGCCCACCCTGTCCGCCCAGCTCCGCCTGCTGGAGGACCGGCTCGGCACCGTCCTGATCGATCGCGGGGCGGCCACCGCCCAGCCCACGCCGGCCGGCCAGGCGCTGCTGCCGCTGGCGCGGTCCGTCCTCGAGACGCTGGACGAGCTGGTCCGCGTGGCGGGGGCTGCCGACAGCGGCCTCGGCGGGCTCATCCGGCTCGGGGTCGCGCCGACGGTCGGTCCCTACCTGCTGCCCCCCGTGCTCGAGGCCTTGCAGGCGGATGTGCCGGATCTGGAACTCTACATCCGCGAAGAGCGTCCGGTGCAGCTCGAGCCGGCGGTGCGCGATGGCGCGCTCGACTGTGCCTTCACGCCGTGGCCGCTGCGCGACGAGCGGCTGAACCATGAGGTCATCTGTGAGGAAAAGATCTACCTCGGCCTGCCGGCCCGCCATCGGCTGGCGGCTGCCGCGGAAATTCCGGTGGCGGCGCTCGGGGGCGAGCGGATGCTGACGCTCGGCCGGGGTCACCGCCTCTACGAGCAGGTGCAGGCGCTGTGCGCCGTGTCTGGTGCCGCCATGGGCGAGGATTATGAGGGCACCAGCCTCGATGCCATTCGCCAGATGGTGTCGATCGGCATGGGGCTGTCGCTGTTCCCCGCAGCCTATGTGGCTTCCGAATTCGCCAAGGAACGGCAGGTGGTGCTGCGCGAACTCTCCGACTGGCCGATGCTGCGTCGCGTCGTCCTCGCCTGGCGCACCGGGTCCCCGCGCCAGCTCCACTTCCAGCGCCTCGCCATCCTCGCCCGCAACGCTCTTTCTGCCCTCTCGATAGAGGGTTTAAAGCTTGCACCTATCGGAGGTTCAACAAGGTAG
- a CDS encoding fumarylacetoacetate hydrolase family protein, which yields MTSLVIDIPKVPALPVEGEAGLFPVRRVYCIGRNYAAHAVEMGHDPSKEPPFFFQKNPDNLDPSGRFPYPGKTADVHHEVELAVALKSGGSGIAVADALSHVYGYAVALDMTRRDLQAQAKDMGRPWDTAKSFERSAPIGPIVPATRLGHPAAGSITLSVNGTARQSGDLNQMIWKVPEMIAYLSEYFTLAAGDMILTGTPAGVGPVVRGDRMEARIEGLAPLVVEVV from the coding sequence ATGACCAGCCTAGTGATCGACATCCCGAAGGTTCCTGCCCTCCCCGTCGAGGGTGAGGCCGGGCTGTTTCCGGTGCGGCGGGTGTATTGCATCGGCCGCAACTACGCCGCCCATGCGGTGGAGATGGGCCACGACCCCAGCAAGGAACCGCCGTTCTTCTTCCAGAAGAACCCGGACAACCTCGACCCCTCCGGCCGCTTCCCCTATCCGGGCAAGACGGCGGACGTGCATCACGAGGTGGAACTGGCGGTGGCCCTGAAGTCGGGCGGCAGCGGCATCGCGGTCGCCGACGCGCTCTCCCACGTCTACGGCTATGCCGTCGCCCTCGACATGACCCGGCGCGACCTGCAGGCGCAGGCCAAGGACATGGGCCGCCCCTGGGACACGGCCAAGTCCTTCGAGCGCTCGGCACCGATCGGCCCGATTGTTCCGGCAACGCGCCTCGGCCATCCGGCCGCAGGCAGCATCACCCTGTCGGTCAACGGCACGGCCCGCCAGAGCGGCGACCTGAACCAGATGATCTGGAAGGTGCCGGAGATGATCGCCTACCTGTCCGAGTATTTCACGCTGGCCGCCGGCGACATGATCCTGACCGGCACCCCGGCCGGCGTCGGACCGGTCGTGCGCGGCGACCGGATGGAAGCCCGGATCGAGGGCCTTGCTCCGCTCGTGGTCGAGGTGGTGTGA
- a CDS encoding COG1361 family protein, whose protein sequence is MKLGKFLTAAALCGLFNVGTVFAQGTGAEGYFQIHNNTDQNTVVGFYTNDGSGWSDNWLSNRLKPGENARATFTANTGPCEQTFQVGWLGTDGGEVLDDPISIDICKASNVYLDDNEMYYD, encoded by the coding sequence ATGAAGCTTGGCAAGTTTCTGACGGCCGCAGCACTTTGCGGCCTTTTCAATGTCGGCACCGTGTTCGCACAGGGAACCGGGGCTGAAGGCTATTTCCAGATCCACAACAACACGGACCAGAACACGGTCGTCGGGTTTTACACCAACGACGGATCCGGCTGGAGCGACAACTGGCTGAGCAACCGCCTCAAGCCAGGCGAGAACGCCCGTGCGACCTTCACGGCCAACACCGGCCCCTGCGAGCAGACGTTCCAGGTCGGCTGGCTCGGCACCGACGGCGGCGAGGTGCTGGATGATCCGATCTCGATCGACATCTGCAAGGCCTCGAATGTCTATCTCGACGACAACGAGATGTATTACGACTGA
- the ychF gene encoding redox-regulated ATPase YchF: MGFQCGIVGLPNVGKSTLFNALTRTAAAQAANYPFCTIEPNTGEVAVPDPRMAAIAKIAGSKEIIPTRITFVDIAGLVRGASKGEGLGNQFLANIREVDAIVHVLRCFVDEDITHVEGKIDPISDAETVETELMVSDMESLERRLAPMKKKAQVGDKDAKAIAPIMEAALALLQDGKPVRTLKLADAEEEKILQGLNLLTSKPVLYVCNVEEASAGTGNALSAKVAEMARAQGAGSVVISAAIEAEISQLSNDEQAEFLETLGIEEPGLDRLIRAGYDLLGLITYFTAGPKETRAWTITRGTKAPQAAGVIHSDFERGFIRAQTIAYDDYISLNGEVGAKEAGKARDEGKDYVVKDGDVLLFKFNT; the protein is encoded by the coding sequence ATGGGTTTCCAGTGCGGCATCGTCGGGCTGCCCAATGTCGGCAAGTCCACGCTCTTCAACGCGCTCACCAGAACGGCCGCCGCGCAGGCCGCCAACTATCCGTTCTGCACCATCGAGCCGAACACCGGCGAGGTGGCGGTGCCGGATCCGCGCATGGCGGCGATTGCAAAGATTGCCGGCAGCAAGGAAATCATCCCGACCCGCATCACCTTCGTCGACATCGCCGGCCTGGTGCGCGGCGCCTCGAAGGGCGAGGGCCTCGGCAACCAGTTCCTGGCCAACATCCGCGAGGTGGACGCCATTGTCCACGTGCTGCGCTGCTTCGTTGACGAGGACATCACCCATGTCGAGGGCAAGATCGACCCGATCTCCGACGCCGAGACGGTCGAGACCGAACTCATGGTCTCCGACATGGAGAGCCTGGAACGCCGCCTCGCGCCGATGAAGAAGAAGGCGCAGGTGGGCGACAAGGACGCCAAGGCGATTGCCCCGATCATGGAAGCCGCGCTCGCGCTGCTGCAGGACGGCAAGCCGGTGCGCACGCTGAAGCTGGCCGACGCGGAGGAAGAGAAGATCCTGCAGGGTCTGAACCTCCTGACCTCCAAGCCGGTGCTGTACGTCTGCAACGTCGAGGAAGCCTCGGCCGGAACGGGCAACGCGCTGTCGGCCAAGGTCGCCGAAATGGCCAGGGCGCAGGGCGCAGGCTCGGTCGTGATCTCGGCCGCCATCGAGGCGGAAATCTCGCAGCTGAGCAATGACGAGCAGGCGGAGTTCCTCGAGACGCTCGGCATCGAGGAACCGGGCCTCGACCGGCTGATCCGCGCCGGCTATGACCTCCTGGGTCTCATCACCTATTTCACCGCCGGCCCGAAGGAAACCCGCGCCTGGACCATCACGCGCGGCACCAAGGCGCCGCAGGCGGCCGGTGTCATCCATTCGGACTTCGAGCGCGGCTTCATCCGCGCCCAGACCATCGCCTATGACGACTACATCAGCCTGAACGGCGAAGTGGGCGCCAAGGAAGCCGGCAAGGCGCGGGACGAAGGCAAGGACTACGTCGTCAAGGACGGCGACGTGCTGCTGTTCAAGTTCAACACCTGA
- a CDS encoding methyl-accepting chemotaxis protein has product MVQGIAIAEGSSQLSDIVRRTSDVRDLAMAKVGQIKNVTGRLRVLALNAMIESARAGDQGRGFHVVAQEVRDISSSVESISGALAEELAGEIAQLEALARNMASHAQGQRLVDLSLNAIEIMDRNLFERTCDVRWWATDAALVDCLAQPSPARSSFACERLGVILGAYTVYLDIWVCDLDGTVIASGRPDRYPVIGQSVRSCSWFQKGQLLRSGEDYVADDITRDPLLAGAQAATYVASVREGGAPTGRAIGMLAVHFDWEPQARAIVEGVRLSAAERDRSRVLLVDRRGRVLASSDRQGLLTDQFPLRSNGREHGCYIDDEGAVVAFHRTPGYETYRGLGWCGVIRQRL; this is encoded by the coding sequence ATGGTTCAAGGCATTGCAATCGCTGAAGGCTCGTCGCAGCTCTCGGATATTGTCCGGCGCACGTCCGATGTGCGGGATCTCGCCATGGCCAAGGTCGGCCAGATCAAGAACGTGACCGGACGCCTGCGTGTCCTCGCGCTGAATGCGATGATTGAGAGTGCAAGGGCAGGTGATCAGGGGCGCGGCTTTCATGTCGTGGCCCAGGAAGTTCGGGACATCTCGTCATCGGTCGAGAGCATTTCCGGCGCGCTGGCCGAGGAGCTGGCGGGCGAGATCGCGCAGCTCGAGGCGCTGGCACGCAACATGGCCTCCCATGCACAGGGGCAGCGGCTGGTCGATCTGTCGCTGAACGCAATCGAGATCATGGATCGCAACCTGTTCGAGCGCACCTGTGATGTCAGATGGTGGGCGACGGATGCGGCGCTTGTCGACTGCCTGGCGCAGCCCTCTCCGGCCCGCTCCAGCTTCGCGTGCGAGCGGCTGGGTGTCATCCTGGGGGCCTACACGGTCTATCTCGACATCTGGGTCTGTGATCTGGACGGCACGGTCATCGCCAGTGGCCGGCCGGACCGGTATCCGGTCATCGGGCAGAGCGTCCGTTCCTGCAGCTGGTTCCAGAAAGGCCAGCTCTTGCGCAGCGGCGAGGACTATGTCGCTGACGACATCACCCGCGATCCGTTGCTCGCCGGTGCCCAGGCGGCAACCTATGTTGCCAGTGTCCGGGAAGGCGGAGCGCCGACCGGCCGCGCCATCGGGATGCTCGCCGTTCACTTCGACTGGGAGCCGCAGGCGCGTGCAATCGTCGAGGGGGTGCGCCTCTCTGCCGCCGAAAGGGACCGGTCGCGCGTGCTGCTGGTGGATCGGCGCGGTCGCGTTCTGGCCTCTTCGGATCGCCAGGGGCTCCTGACGGACCAGTTCCCGTTGCGCAGCAACGGCCGCGAGCACGGCTGCTACATCGACGACGAGGGCGCTGTCGTCGCCTTTCACAGGACCCCTGGCTACGAGACCTACCGGGGGCTCGGCTGGTGCGGTGTCATTCGCCAGCGTCTCTAG
- the bluB gene encoding 5,6-dimethylbenzimidazole synthase, whose product MTVTAPAGAPPRFEARFRAEFETLLRWRRDVRRFRRDPLDAGLVAEILRLADLSPSVGNSQPWRLVLVESAPARAVVEASFEAENTRAAGAYAEDRAALYARLKLAGLREAPVHLAVFCDPDPVQGQGLGRATMPATLAHSVAGMVQALWLAARMLGVGVGWVSILDPQAVHRALDVPPNWELVAYLCLGYPVEEHVDPELEREGWQARTPLSERLFIR is encoded by the coding sequence CTGACCGTGACGGCTCCCGCGGGCGCGCCGCCCCGGTTTGAGGCCCGCTTCCGGGCCGAGTTCGAGACCTTGCTGCGCTGGCGGCGCGACGTCCGCCGCTTTCGCCGGGATCCGCTCGACGCCGGGCTGGTGGCGGAGATCCTGCGGCTTGCGGATCTGTCGCCCTCCGTCGGCAACAGCCAGCCCTGGCGCCTCGTCCTGGTCGAAAGCGCCCCGGCGCGCGCGGTGGTTGAGGCCAGTTTCGAGGCCGAGAACACCCGCGCTGCCGGGGCCTATGCCGAGGATCGCGCCGCGCTCTACGCCCGGCTCAAGCTTGCGGGCCTGCGCGAGGCGCCGGTGCATCTTGCCGTGTTCTGCGATCCTGATCCGGTGCAGGGGCAGGGTCTGGGGCGGGCCACCATGCCGGCCACGCTGGCCCATTCTGTGGCCGGGATGGTGCAGGCGCTGTGGCTGGCGGCGCGGATGCTGGGGGTCGGTGTCGGCTGGGTGTCGATCCTCGACCCGCAGGCGGTGCACAGGGCGCTTGACGTTCCGCCGAACTGGGAGCTTGTCGCCTACCTGTGCCTCGGGTATCCGGTAGAGGAACACGTCGATCCCGAGCTGGAGCGCGAGGGCTGGCAGGCCCGTACCCCGCTTTCCGAGCGTCTCTTCATCCGATAG
- the mbfA gene encoding iron exporter MbfA, with protein sequence MFSRFLAGARRDFSSLSEAEILALAISSEEDDGRIYLAYAEGLRESFPASAAVFEAMAEEESQHRHRLIELFRARFGETIPLIRREHVRGYYSRKPDWLVRPLGLDKVRAMAEEMELQAARFYEEAAKRTSDAATRKLLGDLALAERGHEKKAIALGEALTPADVRQEEDKAERRQFILTYVQPGLAGLMDGSVSTLAPIFAAAFATQDTWQTFLVGLSASVGAGISMGFTEAAHDDGVLSGRGSPLKRGLASGIMTALGGLGHALPYLIPDFWTATSLAVGIVFIELWAITWIQNRYMDTPYWRAALQVVLGGSLVFAAGVLIGNA encoded by the coding sequence ATGTTCTCCCGCTTCCTTGCCGGTGCCCGCCGCGACTTCTCGTCGTTGAGCGAGGCCGAGATCCTGGCGCTGGCGATCTCGTCCGAAGAGGATGACGGCCGGATCTATCTGGCCTATGCGGAGGGGCTGCGCGAGAGCTTTCCCGCCTCGGCCGCCGTCTTCGAGGCGATGGCGGAGGAGGAAAGCCAGCACCGGCACCGGCTGATCGAGCTGTTTCGCGCCCGCTTCGGCGAGACCATCCCGCTGATCCGCAGGGAGCATGTCCGCGGCTACTACAGCCGCAAGCCGGACTGGCTCGTGCGCCCGCTCGGCCTCGACAAGGTCCGGGCGATGGCGGAGGAAATGGAGCTTCAGGCGGCCCGCTTCTACGAGGAGGCGGCCAAGCGCACGTCGGATGCGGCCACGCGCAAGCTGCTCGGAGATCTGGCACTGGCTGAACGTGGTCATGAAAAGAAGGCCATAGCGCTTGGTGAAGCCCTGACCCCGGCAGACGTGCGCCAAGAAGAGGACAAGGCCGAACGCCGCCAGTTCATCCTGACCTATGTCCAGCCGGGACTGGCCGGACTGATGGACGGCTCCGTCTCGACGCTGGCGCCGATCTTCGCGGCCGCCTTTGCAACGCAGGACACCTGGCAGACGTTCCTCGTCGGCCTGTCGGCCTCGGTCGGCGCGGGCATCTCGATGGGCTTCACAGAAGCCGCCCATGACGACGGCGTGCTGTCGGGCCGCGGCTCGCCGCTGAAACGCGGCCTGGCCTCCGGCATCATGACGGCCCTTGGCGGGCTCGGACACGCCCTGCCCTATCTGATCCCGGATTTCTGGACGGCCACGAGCCTTGCCGTGGGCATCGTCTTCATCGAGCTATGGGCCATCACCTGGATCCAGAACCGCTACATGGACACCCCCTACTGGCGCGCCGCCCTGCAGGTCGTGCTGGGCGGATCGCTGGTCTTCGCGGCCGGTGTGCTGATCGGCAATGCGTGA
- a CDS encoding MaoC family dehydratase, whose protein sequence is MSAWFEDMAIGDRLDLGSHHFTAEDIIRFARQFDPQPFHLSEAGAAATHFGRLCASGWHTGAVFMRRLVLTHQRLDEEARQRGETPVPRGPSPGFENLKWLKPVFAGDTIRYASEVTGKIDTTGRPDWGIILGVNEGVNQHGEVVFRFDSRVYIPKRTGGERLEHRDATAG, encoded by the coding sequence ATGAGCGCGTGGTTCGAGGACATGGCGATCGGCGACCGGCTGGATCTGGGCAGCCACCACTTTACCGCCGAGGACATCATCCGCTTCGCCCGGCAGTTCGATCCGCAGCCCTTCCACCTCAGTGAGGCAGGTGCGGCGGCAACGCATTTCGGCCGGCTCTGCGCCTCCGGCTGGCACACCGGCGCGGTGTTCATGCGGCGTCTGGTGCTGACGCACCAGCGGCTGGACGAGGAGGCCCGCCAGCGCGGCGAGACGCCGGTGCCGCGCGGGCCCTCGCCCGGCTTTGAAAACCTCAAGTGGCTGAAGCCGGTGTTTGCGGGCGACACGATCCGCTATGCCAGCGAGGTGACGGGCAAGATCGACACCACCGGCCGCCCGGACTGGGGCATCATCCTCGGCGTCAACGAGGGCGTGAACCAGCACGGCGAGGTGGTGTTCCGCTTCGACAGCCGGGTCTATATCCCGAAACGGACGGGCGGGGAGCGCCTGGAGCACCGCGACGCGACGGCGGGCTGA
- a CDS encoding GNAT family N-acetyltransferase yields MPALIRSIEEADRPAVARLLTDRWATPDILIEGEMIDASALPGFLAEEGADLVGLVTLIKRDAEWEILTLDSLSRWAGTGTQLLEAVVQDARRHGIGRLMVRTSNDNLDAFRFYQRRGFRLERVVPGVIDAERRLKPEIPVIGEYGIPLHDEIVFGREI; encoded by the coding sequence ATGCCCGCCCTCATCCGCTCCATCGAGGAGGCCGACCGGCCTGCCGTCGCCCGTCTCCTGACGGATCGCTGGGCCACGCCGGATATCCTCATCGAGGGCGAGATGATCGACGCCTCCGCACTGCCGGGCTTCCTTGCCGAGGAGGGGGCGGATCTGGTCGGGCTGGTCACGTTGATCAAGCGCGACGCCGAGTGGGAGATCCTGACCCTCGATTCGCTGAGCCGCTGGGCCGGCACGGGCACGCAGCTGCTGGAGGCGGTGGTCCAGGACGCCCGCCGCCACGGCATCGGCCGGCTGATGGTGCGCACCTCGAACGACAATCTCGACGCCTTCCGCTTCTATCAGCGGCGCGGCTTCCGTCTGGAACGGGTCGTGCCCGGCGTCATCGACGCCGAGCGCCGGCTCAAGCCGGAGATCCCGGTGATCGGCGAGTACGGCATCCCGCTGCATGACGAGATCGTTTTTGGGCGCGAGATCTGA
- the pth gene encoding aminoacyl-tRNA hydrolase — translation MQIIVGLGNPGGQYARNRHNIGFMAVDEIHRRNPGFSPWRARFQGEASEGTLAGEKVMLLKPMTYMNESGRSVGEAMRFYKLEPKDILVLYDELDLPPAKFRMKSGGGHGGHNGLRSITAHVGDAYRRLRLGIGHPGDKKLVSNYVLGDFAKVDQEWLEPMLTAIADYAGMLARGEDSQFANKLTLVLEPEKARRPDKTAKAEKAPRPEKAENSAAGPAGDTAAAPDPVPQAVRSAPKGQSHIRQARQPKGPQMPTSGPMAEMLKKLLGKGDG, via the coding sequence ATGCAGATCATCGTCGGCCTCGGCAATCCCGGCGGGCAATATGCCCGCAACCGCCACAACATCGGCTTCATGGCCGTGGACGAGATCCACCGCCGCAATCCCGGGTTCTCGCCCTGGCGCGCCCGGTTCCAGGGCGAGGCGAGCGAGGGCACGCTGGCGGGCGAGAAGGTCATGCTGCTGAAGCCCATGACCTACATGAACGAGAGCGGCCGCTCGGTCGGCGAGGCGATGCGCTTCTACAAGCTGGAGCCGAAGGACATCCTCGTCCTCTATGACGAGCTGGACCTGCCGCCGGCCAAGTTCCGCATGAAGAGCGGCGGCGGCCACGGCGGCCACAACGGCCTGCGCTCCATCACCGCCCATGTCGGCGACGCCTATCGCCGCCTGCGCCTCGGCATCGGCCACCCGGGCGACAAGAAGCTCGTCTCCAATTACGTGCTCGGCGATTTCGCCAAGGTGGACCAGGAGTGGCTCGAGCCGATGCTGACAGCCATTGCCGACTACGCCGGCATGCTGGCGCGCGGCGAGGACAGCCAGTTCGCCAACAAGCTGACGCTGGTGCTGGAGCCGGAAAAGGCCCGCCGGCCGGACAAGACAGCCAAGGCAGAGAAGGCCCCCAGGCCGGAGAAGGCGGAGAACTCAGCCGCGGGCCCGGCCGGCGACACGGCGGCGGCTCCCGACCCCGTGCCGCAGGCGGTGCGGAGCGCGCCGAAGGGCCAGAGCCACATCCGCCAGGCCCGCCAGCCAAAGGGCCCGCAGATGCCCACCAGCGGCCCGATGGCGGAGATGCTGAAGAAGCTGCTGGGCAAGGGCGACGGGTGA
- a CDS encoding adenine phosphoribosyltransferase — protein sequence MDMPSVADELIEAIRTIPDYPKPGILFRDITTLLGNARAFRRAVDALVQPWAGSKVEQIAGIEARGFILGGAVAHQLSAGFVPIRKKGKLPHETVRIAYSLEYGLDEMEMHKDAIRPGDRVIVVDDLIATGGTAEAACKLLRGQGAEIVAACFIVDLPDLGGRAKLEALGVPVRTLVAFPGH from the coding sequence ATGGACATGCCCAGCGTTGCTGACGAACTCATCGAGGCCATCCGCACCATTCCGGATTATCCCAAGCCCGGCATCCTCTTCCGCGACATCACCACGCTGCTTGGCAATGCGCGCGCCTTCCGCCGGGCGGTCGATGCGCTGGTTCAGCCCTGGGCGGGCTCCAAGGTGGAGCAGATCGCCGGCATCGAGGCGCGCGGCTTCATCCTGGGCGGGGCCGTGGCGCATCAGCTCTCGGCCGGCTTCGTTCCGATCCGCAAGAAGGGCAAGCTGCCGCACGAGACCGTCCGCATCGCCTATTCGCTCGAGTATGGCCTCGACGAGATGGAGATGCACAAGGATGCGATCCGGCCGGGCGACCGGGTCATCGTCGTCGATGACCTGATTGCCACCGGCGGCACGGCCGAGGCGGCCTGCAAGCTCCTGCGCGGGCAGGGGGCGGAGATCGTCGCCGCGTGCTTCATCGTGGACCTGCCCGACCTTGGCGGCCGGGCGAAACTGGAGGCCCTGGGTGTGCCCGTCCGCACGCTGGTCGCCTTCCCGGGTCACTGA
- a CDS encoding 50S ribosomal protein L25/general stress protein Ctc, whose amino-acid sequence MATGFELKASVRNRVGKGAARALRREGLIPAVIYGDKKAALPITIPLKETTLALHKGGFLTHISTIEVEGEKHQVIAKDYQLHPVRDELVHVDFLRVSADAKLTVEIPVHFLNQDTCPGLKAGGVLNIVRHAVEMIVPALSIPEFIEVDLAKAKIGDSLHISAVKVPEGCHPTITDRDFTIATIAAPAGGVKEDAAG is encoded by the coding sequence ATGGCTACCGGCTTCGAGCTGAAGGCATCGGTACGGAACCGGGTGGGCAAGGGGGCCGCTCGTGCACTGCGTCGCGAAGGTCTCATTCCCGCCGTCATCTATGGTGACAAGAAGGCTGCCCTGCCGATCACCATTCCGCTGAAGGAAACCACGCTGGCCCTGCACAAGGGCGGCTTCCTGACGCATATCTCGACCATCGAGGTCGAGGGCGAAAAGCACCAGGTCATCGCCAAGGACTATCAGCTGCATCCGGTTCGTGACGAGCTGGTGCATGTCGATTTCCTGCGCGTGTCCGCCGACGCCAAGCTGACCGTCGAAATCCCGGTTCACTTCCTGAACCAGGACACCTGCCCGGGTCTCAAGGCAGGCGGCGTGCTGAACATCGTCCGCCACGCGGTGGAAATGATCGTTCCGGCCCTGTCGATCCCGGAATTCATCGAGGTGGATCTGGCCAAGGCCAAGATCGGCGACTCGCTGCACATCTCCGCAGTGAAGGTCCCGGAAGGCTGCCACCCGACCATCACCGACCGCGACTTCACCATCGCCACGATCGCCGCTCCGGCGGGTGGCGTGAAGGAAGACGCCGCCGGCTGA
- a CDS encoding MaoC family dehydratase: protein MSTYRHFEDFAPGTIIDLGSRSVSREEIIAFASEFDPQPFHLSEEAGKGSLLGGLAASGWHTAAIFMRLLVDGLLGQAAGQGAPGIDKLMWRRPVYADDTLTAKAEVLGGRPLRSKPGLGVVSFRFTVTNQRGDLVMTLDNPILFACRETAA from the coding sequence ATGAGCACTTACCGCCACTTTGAAGACTTCGCGCCCGGCACGATCATCGACCTGGGCAGCCGCAGCGTGTCGCGCGAGGAGATCATCGCCTTCGCGTCCGAGTTCGATCCGCAGCCGTTTCACCTGAGCGAGGAAGCCGGCAAGGGCTCGCTGCTCGGCGGCCTGGCCGCCTCCGGCTGGCATACGGCCGCGATCTTCATGCGGCTCTTGGTGGACGGATTGCTGGGCCAGGCCGCCGGACAAGGCGCGCCGGGCATCGACAAGCTGATGTGGCGGCGGCCCGTCTATGCCGACGACACGCTGACGGCGAAGGCCGAGGTGCTGGGTGGCCGCCCGCTGCGCTCCAAGCCCGGCCTCGGCGTCGTCAGCTTCCGCTTTACCGTTACCAACCAGCGCGGTGACCTCGTCATGACGCTGGACAATCCCATCCTGTTTGCCTGCCGGGAGACGGCCGCATGA